A portion of the Pseudorasbora parva isolate DD20220531a chromosome 1, ASM2467924v1, whole genome shotgun sequence genome contains these proteins:
- the LOC137082494 gene encoding trace amine-associated receptor 13c-like: METANQTAPGETLAPLCTVCCCGLINRTLAVIFMVSLAFAIVVGNVVTLTVFMQTRHSGTPQGYLKVSLAIADMMVGVWVVPFSVYTEISLMVTSSPPPWYQGISTASLDGGSGSWQPCMLIGPVFAGCTFVSISTIFLMTLERSVAIMRPLHKDTLVTRHRTLFLIILSWAGSFTLAMAPLMLSKSFTLEYNECSRMCNYAPLLIGNELPSDANILLLFPAFDFSLLGGTLAVNILVFASIRRYSRKRKLLSEGSLGTDAGAGGCPHRPSFSDIKAAKTIGILTFAFTASFSPIAVFVLGNVVGNAWCNFSFFAFWILTGNSCCNVIIYSVRDHRFRKGLTLLFQRDRSQPHSEKS; this comes from the exons ATGGAGACTGCTAATCAGACAGCGCCTGGAGAAACGTTGGCTCCTCTCTGCACAGTCTGCTGCTGTGGGCTGATAAACCGAACACTGGCGGTCATATTCATGGTCAGTCTGGCCTTTGCCATTGTGGTGGGAAATGTGGTGACACTTACAGTTTTCATGCAGACCCGGCATTCTGGAACACCACAGGGCTACCTCAAAG TGTCCCTGGCCATCGCAGACATGATGGTCGGCGTTTGGGTGGTGCCATTTTCTGTATACACCGAAATCTCTCTCATGGTGACCAGCAGTCCTCCGCCGTGGTACCAGGGCATCTCAACAGCCTCATTGGATGGCGGATCGGGATCTTGGCAACCCTGCATGCTGATTGGTCCAGTGTTTGCCGGATGCACCTTTGTCTCGATCAGTACCATCTTTCTCATGACATTGGAGCGCAGTGTGGCAATCATGCGTCCGCTGCATAAAGACACTCTTGTGACTAGGCATCGCACCCTGTTCCTAATTATCTTATCCTGGGCGGGAAGCTTCACACTGGCAATGGCCCCGCTCATGCTGAGCAAAAGCTTCACGCTGGAGTACAACGAGTGCAGCCGAATGTGCAACTATGCACCCTTACTCATTGGAAATGAGCTGCCTTCAGATGCAAACATCCTCCTGCTTTTTCCAGCCTTTGACTTCAGTTTACTGGGAGGCACATTAGCCGTCAACATCCTGGTCTTCGCCAGTATTCGCCGTTACTCCCGCAAACGGAAGCTGCTCTCCGAGGGAAGCCTTGGCACGGACGCAGGAGCTGGTGGGTGTCCCCACAGGCCCTCTTTTTCTGATATAAAAGCAGCTAAAACTATCGGCATCCTCACCTTTGCCTTCACAGCCTCGTTCTCTCCGATCGCAGTGTTTGTGCTGGGGAATGTCGTGGGAAACGCCTGGTGTAACTTCTCCTTTTTCGCGTTTTGGATTCTGACGGGGAATAGTTGCTGCAATGTGATCATTTACAGTGTGCGGGACCACCGTTTTAGGAAAGGGCTGACGTTGCTCTTTCAGCGGGATAGATCGCAACCTcactcagagaaaagctga